One stretch of Gopherus flavomarginatus isolate rGopFla2 chromosome 2, rGopFla2.mat.asm, whole genome shotgun sequence DNA includes these proteins:
- the EXOSC4 gene encoding exosome complex component RRP41: protein MAGLELLSDEGYRVDGRRAGELRKVRARMGVFAKADGSAYIEQGNTKALAVVYGPHEMRGSRSKALHDRALVNCQYSMATFSTGERKRRPHGDRKSSELTLHLKQTFEAAILTQLYPRSQIDIYVQILQADGGNYCACVNAATLATIDAGIPMRDYVCASSAGFIEDTPLADLNYVEEAAGGPQVALALLPKSDQIALLEMNSRLHEDHLEQVIEAASKACKDVYAVLDQVVRDHVHEVTTLLGE from the exons ATGGCGGGTTTGGAGCTGCTCTCGGACGAGGGGTACCGCGTGGACGGGCGCCGGGCCGGGGAGCTGCGCAAGGTGCGCGCGCGCATGGGGGTCTTCGCCAAGGCCGACGGCTCCGCCTACATCGAGCAGGGCAACACCAAGGCGCTGGCGGTGGTGTACGGGCCGCACGAG ATGCGTGGCTCCCGCAGTAAGGCCCTGCATGACCGGGCGCTGGTGAACTGTCAGTACAGCATGGCCACCTTCAGCACAGGGGAGCGCAAGCGCCGGCCCCATGGCGACCGCAAGTCCAGTGAGCTGACGCTGCACCTCAAGCAGACCTTTGAGGCAGCGATCCTCACCCAGCTCTACCCCCGCTCCCAGATCGACATCTACGTGCAG ATCCTGCAGGCGGACGGTGGGAATTACTGTGCCTGCGTGAACGCAGCCACGCTGGCCACCATCGACGCAGGCATCCCCATGCGAGACTACGTGTGTGCCAGCTCAGCCGGCTTCATCGAGGACACACCACTGGCCGACCTCAACTATGtggaggaggcagctgggggcccccaggtggcCCTCGCCCTGCTGCCCAAGTCAGACCAGATTGCCCTGCTGGAGATGAACTCGCGGCTGCATGAGGACCACCTGGAGCAGGTCATCGAGGCTGCCAGCAAGGCCTGCAAGGACGTCTACGCCGTGCTGGATCAGGTGGTGCGTGACCACGTGCACGAGGTCACCACGCTGCTGGGGGAGTGA